The Caulobacter sp. 73W region TATTGAACATCCCACCACCCCATGTCCCTGTTCACGGGGGAGCGTGGCAAGGACCAGGCCAATTTAGAAACGTAGTTACTAATTGGCAAAGGGATTCGGTGAACAGCGGCATTTCGCTTACCCAAACGCTGCGCTTTGGGGCGCCGTTTGACTATTCAGCGACATTCGCACCTCGTTCGCGCTGAAAATTCGTCGGCTAGTCGACAATAATTCATTGGAGCAACATGCCCCTTCCGGCGCCATATTGAGATAACGCCGTTACTCGACGCGCCAATCTGAGCTGTATCGCCGATCGACTGAAAGCTGGGCCAACTTGGGGCCGAGCAGACGCTCCGCCCCCTCCACCGTAAAATGGTTGTGGTCCCTCAGGAGGACAGCCTCACCCAGGACTGTCTCACAACGGGCGCCCTCGCACAGCTCATCCCACAAGGGGACCCAGCGCGTGCGGTGCATGCCGGCGGTGATGTCCGCCAGGATGGCGTCGGTTTTCTGCGCTTCCTCGGCGTTGATGGCGTCTGCGGTTCGACAGCCCGCCTCGTCTCGTCCGGCCAGGCGCGCCCGCGACAGGCACTGCGCGGGCCAGAAGTCGAAGGCCGGGGTGGACCCCAGAACGACCAGTTCGACATCCGGGCCAAGCGTGTCGCGCATGCGCGTCAGGCTCTGGCGGGCGACCGTCCCGAAGTCTCGGCCCTCATCCGCCGCCGCGCCCTTGCGCATGATCCACCAGCCGGCGAGGACGACGGTCTTCAGGTGAGGGTTGGCCGCCGCCTGCCCGAGCACCGCCTCATTGAATGCGGCGCAGTCTGCGCTCATCACGCCCACGCGCGCATCGACGGCGCCGCCGGTAAGGATCGGACGGCAGGAGCTCTTGCTGGCCTGGCGCGCCGACAGACCGGCCTTGTCGGCATAGGCGTAGACCGCCGGGGCGAAGTGGTCGGCGTGACTGTCGCCCCAAAGCAGGATGGCGGCGGAGCTGTCGCCGGACGTGCAGGCCCCGGCATGGGCGGGCGCGCCGCTGGCGCTGTCCACATGGCACCGGGAGCGGCGAGGATTGATGCTGCGCTCCGCCGCTTCGGCCTGCGCCACGCCCGGGGACGCCCGCCGCTTCAGGCCGTCGGTCAGGGCCATCGAGGCGCCGGCGCCCGCCAGGACCGCGAGGCCGGCCGCCGCGCCGCCCAGCACCTTCAGGTCCGGCCGCGACAACCGCACATGGGTCCTGAACGGCCCTTCGACGAAGCGCCACGACAGCCACGCCAGGCCGAAGGCCAGAGCGACGGCCGCCGCCGCCTCCAGCGGTTCGAAGGCCCGATTCAGCGCTACCCGGCCCAGCACCAGCACAGGCCAGTGCCACAGATAGAGCGAGTAGGAGATGAGGCCGATACCGACCATGGGCTTGGCCGACATCAGCCGCGTGACGACGCCGGCGTCGCGGCCGCAATGAATCAGCAGAGCCGCGCCTAGACACGGCGGAACCGCCGCCAGGCCCGGGAACCGCGTGGTCGCCGTATAGGCCAGCATCGGCCAGACGATCAGGACGAGCCCCGCCGTCGCCAGGATAACGCGCCACCGCCGCGACGTGATCTGTGGCGCCAGGCCCAGGGCCAGCCCCGCGCCCAGCAGCAGCTCCCACGCCCTAAAGGGGGCTAGATAGAAGGCGGCCTCGCCATTGCGCCCGACCATCCAGACACACGCCGCGAGGGAGAGAACAGCTAGGCCCACGACCACTGCACGCAACTGGAGCGGGCTTGCCCGACGTACCAGCAGGGCGAGGAGGATCGGCCAGACGATGTAGAACTGCTCCTCCACCGACAGCGACCAGGTGTGGAGCAGGGGCATGTCCTCGGCCGCCCGCCCGAAGTAGCCGCCTTCGTTGAAGAAGAAGATGTTGGATGCAAAGAGCGCCACCCAGACGGCGCTCTTGCCCAGCGACTCCAGCTCCCCGGGCGGCAGCAGGACCAATGACGCCAGGAACGTCGCCGTCAGGCAGGCCAGCAGCGCCGGCACGATGCGCCGGGCGCGGCGCTCGTAGAAGCCGGCCAGGGTGTAGCGCCCCTTGTCCAGATCGGCGCGCAGGATGCTGGTGATCAGGAAGCCCGAGATGACGAAGAACACATCGACGCCGACATAGCCGCCCGACAGCGGCGCGAAGCCGGCATGGAAAAGCACCACCGGCACGACGGCCACGGCGCGAAGGCCGTCTATCTCCGGCCGATAGCCGCCGGGCGCGGCGGCTGCGGCGGACTTGCCCTTGGCGTCATCATGCATTGGCGCCTCGTCGACTGCTTGCTGCAGCGCAAACTAGCCCCGCAGCGCGTGGCGAAAAGACGGCGAGGCGTGGGTGATACTTGGATTAGTCGAGGGTCTCCCAGCCTGCTCGAGCCGAAGACACATCGCAGCAAGCCGCGCCGGATCGCCTTGCAATCTGTAGCGCGATGCGCTACATCTAGGTCGCAGATCAGGGCGCGTTGATGATACGCAGTTGGAAAAGCCAGGCGGCCAAGGCGGCCTTCGAAGGGCGCGTTCCAAAAGGGTTTCCTTCGGACCTCGTCAAGAAGACCCGTCGCCTCCTTGCGCAGCTGAATGCGGTGACCGTCGTCGAACAATTGCGGCATCCGCCCGGCGACAGGTTGCATACCCTCAGCGGCGACTTGGCCGGCCAATGGTCGCTGAGCGTCAACGACCAGTTTCGCATCGTCTTTGTGTGGGGTTCCGAAGGACCCGAGGACGTTTGGTTTGGAGACTACCGCTAGCGCTAGCCTCCGCCGCGCTGAATGGAGAATGGTGATGGCCACGTTCGATAACGATTTTATCTCGCCCCTGCCGCATCCTGGCGAAATCCTGCGTGAGGACTTCATGGAACCGCTGGGAATGTCGGCCGGCGCACTCGCGAAGGCCATGGGCCTGAAGGACCGCACGCGCATCGAACGTCTTACCCGCGAGACCCAGCCTGTCACGCCGGATACAGCGCTTCGCCTTGAGCGTGTCTTTCGGATGGACGCCCAATTCTGGATGAACCTTCAGGCGCAGCACGATCTTTCCAAGGCGCTGATCGAGAAGCGGGACGAGATCGGAGCGATCGAAGCTCTCGTGGCCTAGCGTCTGCTCGGCCGCAACTCCGGACAGTTGCAGCGGCATTTCAGTGCACCGGGATGGGATGGGCCCATAGCGGACCGGGGTCCACATCTTGCGATAAGCTTAAGCTCAACAGGCGGCGTTCTTCATTACTTAAGCATGTCCGCCGACGGTTTGTTTAGGCCCGCGCACTAGAAGACGGGCTGTTCCAGAAGGGAGCCGTCCGGTGAAGCATAAGCGTAAAGTTGATCAAGGCATCGACGATGTTGTCGACGCGGCCGCTCCTCGTCTGCACCTGGCCACCGGCCTGGAAGCCAGCACGAGCAGCCCGGCGCGCCAGATGCAGTCGGACCTGGATCGCGCCTTCTCCGACGAGGCCAAGTGGCCGCCGCGCATGACCCTCAGCTTCATCCTCGCCACCTGCGGCGCGTTCTGGGCCGTGGTGTTTCTGGCGCTGAAGGTTCTGTTCGGCTGACGTCGCCCGAGCGGTTGGTCGCTCGGAAATCAAAGATCCAGAACGAGCTCCTCGCACAGCGCACGGGAGCAACAGGGCGTGAAGCCGCGATTGGCGGCGCGCTCCTCCGGCGTCTGGAACGCATCGCGATGATCAGGAGCCCCCTCGATCACGCCGGTCAGGCAGGTCCCGCAGACCCCCTCCCCGCAGGACGTCGGCACGAAGACGCCCGCCGCCTCCAGGGCCTCCGCGGCGGTCTGGTTGGCGGCCACCTCGACCACTCGGCCATCGCTGGCGATGACGATCCGGAAGGGCCGGTCTTCTCCAGCGGACGCCGCGATCCCCGCGAAACGCTCCATGTGAAGACGTTCGCGGGGTATGCCTGAGCGCAGCCCCGCATCGATCACCGCATCAATGAAGCCGGCTGGTCCACAGACATAGAGGTGGCGCTCGCCGCTCGCGGCCCGGACGACCGTTTCCAGTTCGCTCCGAGGCTTGCCCAAATGCAGCCGGCAATGCTCGCCCAGGGAGCCTTGCTGGATCTCGTCGACAAAGGCGGCTCGGTCACGAGAGCGGGCGAAGTAGTGCAGCTCGAAGTCCTGACCCAGGGCCTTCAGCCGATAAGCCATGGCGAGGATCGGCGTGATGCCGATGCCGCCCGCCAACAGCACCGCTCCCGCGCCATGCTCCACCAGCTCGAAGTGGTTGCGCGGCGCGGAGATGCGCACGGTTTCGCCGATGCTCAGACGCTCATGCGCCGCAGCCGATCCGCCGCGAGACGCCGCGTCGCGCAGGACCGCGAGGCGATAGCGATGCCGCTCGCCCGGGTCGTTGCAGATCGAGTACTGGCGGGTCACGCCGCCCGGCAGTTCGATATCCACATGGGCGCCGGCGCTGAACGCCGGCAACGGCTCGTCCGCCGCCGGGACCAGATCGATCCGCAGGACGTCCCGGGCGCAGGGTTCCAGCGCCGCCACGCGCACGGTGATCATGAAACGGTCGAGGCCAGGCTTGCTTCGGCCGCCAGGGCCTTGTCGATCGCCATGCGCGCGCGCACGCCGCCCGCGTCGATGTTCAGCTTGAGCAGCTTGCGATCGGGAAAGCGCAGCAGGTTCTGCTGCTGCTGTTCGAGGATTTGCATGTCCTCAGAGAAGATGCGTCCCTGCCCCTCCCGGATCTTGTCGGTCAGGGCGGCGTCTTCAGCGGCGAAGTTGCGCGCCATGCCCCAGAAGTACCAGTGCGAGGTCTCTGTCTCGGGCGTGATGAAGTCGACCACGACGCTCGACACCTTCACGGCGGGATCGGCCTGCTGGCCGCCCTGGCCGGCCAGGGCGACGCCCACCTCGATCATCACATGGCTGGGCAGATTGAAGCGGCACACCTGCCAGCGGTCGACGTCGGCGTCTTCCGGCAAGCCCGCGCCGCCCAAGGCCATCCGCCAGAACGGCGGCGCCTTGATGTTCTCCATGAAGCGGCTGGTGACCACCTCCTCGCCCTCCAGGCGGGTGGCGACCGGCGCCTCGTCGATCTCCTTCTGACCGATGCTGCTGGCATGGACGTAGGTCTCGTGCGTCAGGTCCATGAGGTTGTCGATCATCAGGCGGTAGTCGCAGGCCACATGATAGAGTCCGCCGCCATAGGCCCAGGCGTCGTCCTCCGCCCAGGCCAGGTGATGCAGCCTGGCCGGGTCGGCTTGAGCCGCATCACCCGGCCAGATCCAGATGAAACCGTAGCGTTCGATCACCGGGAAGGCGCGCACGCCGGGAAACGCGGCGACGCGCTGACCGGGCATGGAATGCGCCTTGCCGTCACAGCCCACGCCCAGACCGTGATAGCCGCAGACGAGGACGCCCTCACGCACCGTGCCAAGCGACAGGGGCGCGCCGCGATGGGGGCAGAAGTCCTCAAGGGCGCTGACCTTCCCGTCCGCTCCCCGAAAGAACACGACCTTCTCGCCGCAGATCTGCCGCCCCAGGGGACCGTCGGCGATCTCATCGGGCGTGCAGCCGACGTACCAGGCGTTGCGCGGCCACGGCGCGGCTTCAGCAGCGGGGCTCGTCATCAGTTTCCTCCTCAGCGCCATGCTGCGCTATTGGATCCAATGATTGGATCCAATTTGACGAGAGTCAACCGAGATCGGCGCTTGCGGCCCGGGTTCCGTCGGCTAGGGTCGCGCCATGCAGGGTCGTACGATGAAGCCGGGCCAGCGGGTGATGGTGGCGCTTCGAACCATGATCGCTTCGGGCGAGTTGAAGGCGGGCGAGCGCATCGCCGAAATCCCAACGGCAGAAGCGCTCGGCGTCTCGCGCATGCCGGTGCGCACCGCGCTGCGGGCGCTGGAGCAGGAAGGCCTGGTCATCAAGCTGGGCCAGCGGGGCTACGCCGCCCGCGGCTTCACCCTGGATCACGTCATCGGCGCGATAGAGGTGCGCGGCGTCATGGAAGGCTACGCCGCTCGACGCGCGGCCGAGGCCGGCTTGTCGGGCAAGCTGGAGGCGGCCCTGTCATCGCTGCTGGCGGAGGGGGACGCGCTCTTCGAGAAGGGCTCGCTGACCTCGGGCGATCTTGAGCGGTACCACGCGTTCAATCTTCAGTTTCACGAGCTGATCATCGAGGCGGCGCAATCATCGGCCCTGGCCCAGGCGCTGGAGCGGAACAACCAGCACCCCTTCGCCAGCGCCGCCGCCATGGCCGCCGACTGGCGAGATTCAGGTTCGGAGTTCGAACGCCTGTCGCAGGCTCACCAACAGCATCACGCGGTGTTCGCGGCGATGCGGGCGCGCGACGGGGATCTTTGCGAGCGGATCATGCGCCAGCATGCGCTGGCCGCGGTGGAGGCCCGGCGACTGTTCGCGGGCGCCGGCCCCGACGCCATCCGGGCCGACTAGCCGCCAGCTTCACCGCCACGGCCGCGAAAGGCCCTCGGCGAACATCCGGCATGACGCGTGAAGAAGCGCGAGAAATAGGCCGGATCCTCGAAGCCGAGATGGAAGGCGACCTCGGCCACGGTCATGTTGGAATAGAGCAGGGCCCGCCGCGCCTCCAGCATGATGCGCTCGTGCACTAGCTGCATGGGCGAGCCGCCGGCGACGCGCTGGCAGGCGTCGCGCAGACGGCCCGACGTGACACCCAGCGCCTGCGCATAGGCGCGGACATCGTCGCCCCGGCGATAGCGCTCCTCCACCAGTTGGCGATAGCGGGCGACAAGGTCCACATGCGGCCCCTCCGCTCCCTGCCGCCCCTCATGGTTCCGGTGCATCAGGCGCAGCAGGTCGGCCAGCAGGCTGAGCAGCAGGCCCTCGACCGCCGCCACATGACCAGGCGCGCGCCAGTTCAGCTCCCGCTCCAGCAGGGCCAGGCGAAGCGCGAAATCCTGCTCCTCAAACGCGGCGCACATGGGACGGCGGAAGACCGCCGCTAGATCGCGATCACGCAAGGCCAGATCGTCCAGATAATCGGCCGACAGGGTCAGCACCTGGCCCGCGCTTTCGGCCTGCAGCGACAGGCCGTGAACCACCCCCGCCGGCACGACGATCAGGCACGGGGCGCGGAACGGCAGGGGCTCGCCCTCGGCGGTCATCACCCCCTCGCCCGCCGTCATCAGGAAGACGTGGCACAGCCGATCATGGGCGTGGGGGCGGATGTTCCACTCGTTGGGGCGGCTCCGATCGTCCAAGGCCTCGATGTGCAGAAAGCGGTGATCGACGGACTTCGGCGCTTCTCCGAACAGGAAAAAGCTTGGAACGACGGCGTCCAACCGCCCTTCGTCCGATCCGATCGCTTCTGATCCAGGCCGAATATTCATCGATGGAAAGTCCAACTTTTCCATCGCCATGTCCATCGCCAGCTCGCTCACCTCCGCTCACCTTGATGGCCACAACGCCGCTCTGATCGGCGGATTAGGGAGTTTGCGATGCGTACCCAAGTCGCCATCATCGGCGCCGGCCCGGCGGGCCTGTTCCTCGGTCACCTCTTGAAGCAGTCGGGCGTTGACGCCGTCGTCCTGGAGCGTCGCGACCGCGCCTATGTGGAAGGCCGCGTGCGCGCCGGGGTGTTGGAGCAGGTGACGGTGGACCTGCTGGCGCGGCTGGGCCTCGACGCGCGCATGCGCAAGGAAGGCCTGGTTCACGGCGGCGCCAACCTGTGCGTCGATGGCGAGATGTTCCGCATCGACATGGCCGAGCTGACCGGCGGATCGACGGTGATGGTCTATGGTCAGCAGGAGGTCATGCGCGACCTTTTCGACGCCGCCGAAGAGCGCGACGTCAAGGTGGTCTTCGACGCCGAGGACGTTGCCCTGAACGACACGACCTCCGGCGCCCCCTTCGTCACCTGGCGCAAGGACGGCCAGGAGCATCGCCTGGACTGCGACTTCATCGCCGGCTGCGACGGCTTCCACGGCGTCAGCCGGGCGGCGATTCCGGCCGAGGTGCTCAAGACCTTCGAGCGCGTCTATCCCTTCGGCTGGTTGGGCGTTCTGGCCGACGTGCCGCCGTGCGATCACGAGCTGATCTATTCCAATCACGAGCGTGGCTTCGCCCTGGCCTCCATGCGCTCCAGCACCCGCAGCCGATACTATCTCCAGTGCGCCCTGGACGAGCGGATCGAGGACTGGAGCGATGAGCGGTTCTGGGACGAGGTCGCCATCCGTCTGGGCCCGCAGGCGGCCGCCAACCTGACCCGTGGACCCTCCTTCGAGAAAAGCATCGCGCCGCTGCGCAGCTTCGTGACCGAACCCATGCGCCACGGCCGGCTGTTCCTGGCCGGCGACGCCGCTCACATCGTGCCGCCCACGGGCGCCAAGGGCCTGAACCTGGCCGCGTCCGACGTGGTCATGTTGGCCGAGGCGCTGCTTGAGCACTACCAGGATCGGTCGGACGCCGGGATCGACTTCTACTCCCAGCGCGCCCTGTCGCGCGTCTGGAAGGCGGAGCGGTTCTCCTGGTGGTTCACCGGCCTGACCCACCGCTTCCCCACCCAGGACGCCTTCGACCGGCGCATGCAGGTGGCGGAGCTGGACTACATCCGCACCTCGCGCGCCGCCCAGCAAACCTTGGCCGAGAACTATGTCGGCCTGCCCATCCGGTGAGGTCGGCGAGGGCCTTCGCCTAGGCGAAGACCTGACCGTCGAACAGCTTGCGGGCGGTGCGCAGCATCGCCGCCCCGACCACCTGCCCTTGCGCGTCCAGCTCCATCACGCAGGTGGTCTCGCCGGTGGGATGCTCCACCGAGACCGTATGCGGCGAGACCTCGGAGAAGCGGGCCGCCGTGGCGGCCGGAGAGCCTGGAAGATAGCAGGCGGTCGCCACGCTCACCGCGCCAAGAACGCCGATGGAGGCATGCGCCCGATGCGGAATGAAGGAGCGAACCGTGATCGTCCCTCCGTTCTTGGGCGGAGCGACCAGCATCATCTTGGGCACGGATTTTTCGGTCACGTCGCCCAGGTTCATCATCGGCCCGGCGATCAGGCGGATGGCCTCGATACGCGCCTTCAGGGCGGCGTCGGCGTCCAGGGTCTGGCGGTCCTCATAGCCGGTGACGCCGACGTCGCTGGCCAGCATGACCACGCACGGCATGCCGTTGTCGATGAGCGTGCAGGCGGTCCCGTTGATCTCGTCGACCACCTGTCCGGTAGGGAGGAGAGCGCCGCAGGAGGAGCCGGCCGTATCGCGGAAGGCCAGGGGGATCGGCGCGGCCGTGCCGGGCACGCCATCGATGCGCGCGTCGCCGTCATAGCGAACCACGCCGCCGGGGGTCTGGACCGTGGCGACGGCGACCTGCTCGGTATTCTCCATGAAGATCGCCACGGGCGTGACGCCGTCCTTGGCCGCCACCAGCCCCCGCTCGATGGCGAAAGGACCGACGCCGGCCAGAATGTTCCCGCAGTTCTGCGCGTCGGTTACGATGGCCTGATCCACGAAGACCTGCAGGAACAGGTAGTCGACATCGATGCCGTCACGCTCGGAGCGGCGCACCACAGCCACCTTGGAGGTCAGCGGATCGCCCGCGCCCAGCCCGTCGATCTGGCGCGGATCGGGTGACCCCATGACGCCCAGCAGGAAAGCATCGCGAGCGGCCGTTTCGGTCGGCAGGTCGTCGGCCAGGAAGTATCCGCCCTTGGACGTGCCGCCGCGCATCCACATGGCGCGCACGCCGTCAGACATACTTCAGCCCCTTGGCGGCCAGGGTCTCGCGCATGTTGTAGATGTCCAGGCCCAGCTCCCCCGCGGCCAGGCGGCGGCGCTTCTCGACCTCGGCGGCCTCGCGGATCTTGCTGGCTTGCAGGACCTTGGCCGCGTCCAGACGCGGCACGACGCAGACGCCGTCGTCATCGGCGACGATCACGTCGCCCGGATTGACCAGCGCCCCGGCGCAGACCACCGGCACGTTCACCGAGCCCAGGGTCGCCTTGACAGTGCCTTGCGCGAACACCGCCGCCGACCAGACCGGGAAGTTCATCTCCGTCAGGTCGCGGACGTCGCGGACGCCGGCGTCGATGATCAGGCCACGGCAACCGCGCGCCTGGGCGGAGGTGGCCAGAAGGTCGCCGAAATAGCCGTCGAAACACGGCGAGGTCGGGGCCAGTACGAGCATGTCGCCCGCCTGCAGCTGCTCGATAGCCACATGGACCATCCAGTTGTCGCCCGGAGGGGCGGAGATGGTCACGGCCGAACCGGCGATGCGCGCGCCACTGAAGATGGGGCGCAGGGCGCGGCCCAGCAGGCCGGTGCGCCCCTGCGCCTCGTGGACGGTCGCCACCCCGGCGGCGGCGAGACCGTCGATGACGGCGGGGTCGGCGCGTTCGATGCGCGTGTTGACGATCGGCATAGTCAATCTCCATTGATCCCTCGCAGTTGCGCCCTACCGGCGAGGGAAAGGACAATTCAATGTGAGCGACGGTCCATAGGATTTCATTATAGGTCAATCATGACCTCGCCATTCGACCTGAACCTTCGCCACCTGGAAGCCGCCGCCGCCGTCGCGCGGCTGGGGGGCGTCAGCGCCGCCGCCGACGCCGTGAACCTGTCCCAGCCTGCCCTGACCCAAGGCTTGGCCAAGCTTGAGGCGCGGCTGGGTCATCGCTTGTTCGACCGCCATTCCGCCGGCGCGAGCCCGACCGCCGCCGGCCGCCTGCTGGCCCTGCGGGTCGAACGCGCCTTGAACCTGTTGGCCGACGGCGTGAGGCAGGTGCGCCGGGGTTTGCGCCTGCCGCCCCTGGGACCGGTGGCGCGGCAGGTGACCATGACTCAGTTGCGCGCCCTGATCGGCGTCGAGCGGGCAGGCAGCTATGTGGCCGCCGCGCGCGAGGCGGGCGTGTCCCAGCCGTCGTTGCACCACGCGGTGAGGGAGCTTGAAGGCCTGCTTGGCGCGCCGATGCTGGCGCGGGAGGGCCGCGCGGTACGCCCCACCCTGGCGGCCACTCGCTTTGTGCGGCCCGCGCGGTTGGCCCTTTCAGAACTGCAGGCGGCCCTGGACGAGTTGACGGCGCTAGAGACCGGCGGCGCGGGCCGGCTGGTTATCGGGGCCATGCCGCTGGCGCGTGCGGCGCTCCTGCCATCGACGCTGGCGCGGTTCTCGGCGTCTCGCCCCGCCGCGCGTATCCGCGTGGTGGAAGGGCCGTATCCCGAACTGCTCGCCGGCCTGCTTAACGGCGACATCGACTGCCTGATCGGCGCCCTGCGCTCACCCCGTCCCGACCCGGATGTCGAGCAGTCGCCGCTGTTCGTGGATCGCCTGTTCGTGGTCGCCGGCGCTGGACATCCGCTGGATGGCGCGGCGTCGGCCGAGCAACTGGCGCATCACCCCTGGGTGATGTCGTCGCCGACCGCGCCGCTGTTCGCGCGCTGGGCGGCGATGTTTTCCTCCGCCGGGCTGGCCGCGCCGCCTGTTCAGGTCGAGTGCGGGTCGGTGATGGCCATTCGCGGCCTGCTGCTGGCGGGCGACTGGCTCACCGTGCTGTCGGAAGATCAGTTCAGGCTAGAGGAATTGGCCGGCCTTCTGAAACGGATCGGCGGCCCCATAAGCAATTCCGAACGTTCGATCGGCCTGACGACCCGCGCCGACTGGCGTCCCACCGCCTTGCAGGCCGACTTCCTGACCGAGCTTCGTGGCGAGGTGATGCGAACAAGACCTCAAGAATTCCAATAGGCGGATCAGCAATCGAATTTCGGTCGCCCCGCCCCTCAGCGTTTAACTGACCAGATGACAGCACCCGTTCTCGCCTTCCTTGGATTTGGAGAAGCCGCCCAGGCCTTTGTTGAAGGCTGGGGCGACGCGCCCCCCGCCCGTCTGGCTGCCTTCGACCTGAAGACCGAAGGGGCGGGTCGTGACCAGAAGCTGGCCGAGTACGATCGTGCGAAGGTGCGCCCCGCCCTGACCCCCGCCGAGGCGGTCAGCGACGCCCAGTTCATCATCAGCGTGGTCACCGCCGATGAAGCGGTCAACGCCGCCCGCGCCGCGGCCCGGGCTCTTGCTCCGCGCGCCGTCTATTTCGACTTCAACAGCGTCGCTCCCGCCGCCAAGCAGGAGGCCGCCGCCCTGATCGAGGCGGCCGGCGGCCGGTATGTCGATGTGGCGGTGATGTCGCCCGTTCGCCCCGCCCTGTTGAAGACGCCGATGCTGGTCTCCGGCTCGGCCGCGAGCGAGGCGGCCGACCTGCTGGCGCGTCTTGGCTTCTCCACCCGCCCGGTGGAGGGCGGCGTCGGCGGCGCGTCGGCGATCAAGATGATCCGCAGCATCATGATCAAGGGGATCGAGGCCCTGACCGCCGAGTGCGTGCTGTCGGCCTATGCCGCCGGGGTGGAGGACGAGGTCTTCGCCTCC contains the following coding sequences:
- a CDS encoding LysR family transcriptional regulator produces the protein MTSPFDLNLRHLEAAAAVARLGGVSAAADAVNLSQPALTQGLAKLEARLGHRLFDRHSAGASPTAAGRLLALRVERALNLLADGVRQVRRGLRLPPLGPVARQVTMTQLRALIGVERAGSYVAAAREAGVSQPSLHHAVRELEGLLGAPMLAREGRAVRPTLAATRFVRPARLALSELQAALDELTALETGGAGRLVIGAMPLARAALLPSTLARFSASRPAARIRVVEGPYPELLAGLLNGDIDCLIGALRSPRPDPDVEQSPLFVDRLFVVAGAGHPLDGAASAEQLAHHPWVMSSPTAPLFARWAAMFSSAGLAAPPVQVECGSVMAIRGLLLAGDWLTVLSEDQFRLEELAGLLKRIGGPISNSERSIGLTTRADWRPTALQADFLTELRGEVMRTRPQEFQ
- a CDS encoding DUF1932 domain-containing protein, translated to MTAPVLAFLGFGEAAQAFVEGWGDAPPARLAAFDLKTEGAGRDQKLAEYDRAKVRPALTPAEAVSDAQFIISVVTADEAVNAARAAARALAPRAVYFDFNSVAPAAKQEAAALIEAAGGRYVDVAVMSPVRPALLKTPMLVSGSAASEAADLLARLGFSTRPVEGGVGGASAIKMIRSIMIKGIEALTAECVLSAYAAGVEDEVFASLDGSFPGFDWRKRADYNLDRMIVHGRRRAAEMRESAKTAAGLGLGGETATATAGWQQRIGDLELPLPDGLDAKVQALLSALESAR